The Arachis ipaensis cultivar K30076 chromosome B07, Araip1.1, whole genome shotgun sequence genome includes a window with the following:
- the LOC107609592 gene encoding L-type lectin-domain containing receptor kinase VIII.1, whose product MSLLSFFTFFIFLFFTPTLASTEFDFGTLTLSSLKLLGDAHLNNGTVSLTRDLPVPNSGSGRALYSRPVRFRQPGNHSPASFRTFFSFSVTNLNPSSIGGGLAFVLTPDDDSLGDAGGSLGLAAAATKFVAVEFDTLMDAEFKDINGNHVGVDLNSMVSAKVFDLGFINVDLKSGDTVNAWIEFDGSTTVLTVWVSYSNLKPKDPILTMNLDADRYFNDFMYVGFSGSTQGSTEIHSVEWWSFSSFFPSSSAGAAAPPPPAVTLMNPGANSAGSSSSLSPPPSIAPSVAQKESKSSSCHNGLCKENLGAVAGVVTAGAFVLALFAGALIWVYSKKFKRVKKLDTLGSEIIKMPKQFSYKELKAATKCFNANRIIGHGAFGTVYKGVMPENGEIVAVKRCSHSSQGKNEFLSELSIIGTLRHRNLVRLQGWCHEKGEILLVYDLMPNGSLDKALFEARMPLPWSHRRKILLGVASALAYLHQECENQVIHRDIKTSNIMLDEGFNARLGDFGLARQTEHDKSPDATVAAGTMGYLAPEYLLTGKATEKTDVFSYGAVVLEVASGRRPIEKDATGAGKGGVSSNLVEWVWTLHREGRLLMAADPRLENEFDEAEMRRVLMVGLACSNSDPLARPSMRSVVQMLVGDAEVPIVPTTKPNTGLSTSHSQLLLSLQDSVSDIDGIITISTSTSENSFSGIDIV is encoded by the coding sequence ATGTCGCTTCTTTCCTTCTTCACATTCTTCATCTTTTTGTTCTTCACACCCACTCTTGCTTCCACCGAGTTTGACTTTGGAACCTTAACGCTCAGTTCTCTCAAGCTCCTCGGCGACGCTCACTTGAACAACGGAACCGTCAGCCTCACGCGCGACCTTCCCGTCCCCAACTCCGGCTCCGGCAGAGCCTTATATTCTCGTCCGGTCAGATTCCGCCAACCGGGAAACCATTCTCCGGCCAGCTTCCGAACCTTcttctcattttctgtaaccaatctcaacccttcatcaattggcgGCGGCCTCGCATTTGTCCTCACGCCGGACGACGACTCCCTCGGCGACGCCGGCGGAAGTCTCGGCCTTGCCGCCGCCGCCACGAAGTTCGTCGCCGTTGAATTCGACACGTTAATGGACGCTGAGTTCAAGGACATTAACGGTAACCACGTCGGCGTGGACTTAAATAGCATGGTTTCGGCGAAGGTTTTCGACTTGGGATTCATCAATGTCGATCTCAAAAGCGGTGACACGGTGAACGCGTGGATCGAGTTCGATGGATCAACAACGGTTTTAACGGTGTGGGTCTCGTACTCGAATCTGAAACCGAAAGACCCCATTTTGACAATGAATCTTGACGCCGATAGATACTTCAACGATTTTATGTATGTAGGGTTTTCTGGTTCTACACAAGGAAGCACCGAGATTCACAGTGTTGAATGGTGGAGCTTTAGCTCTTTCTTTCCGTCGTCTTCGGCGGGGGCGGCGGCGCCGCCACCGCCGGCGGTTACTCTGATGAACCCGGGGGCTAATTCAGCTGGTTCTTCGTCGTCGTTGTCGCCACCGCCATCAATTGCGCCTTCAGTGGCACAAAAGGAGAGTAAGTCGTCTTCTTGCCACAATGGTTTGTGTAAAGAAAATTTGGGTGCGGTTGCCGGTGTTGTTACTGCTGGTGCTTTTGTTCTTGCTTTATTTGCTGGTGCTTTGATTTGGGTTTATTCTAAGAAATTCAAGCGTGTTAAGAAATTGGATACACTTGGTTCTGAGATTATTAAGATGCCTAAGCAGTTTAGTTATAAGGAGTTGAAGGCTGCTACTAAGTGTTTCAATGCTAATAGGATCATTGGTCATGGTGCTTTTGGTACTGTGTATAAAGGTGTTATGCCTGAGAATGGAGAAATTGTTGCGGTGAAGAGGTGTAGCCACAGTAGTCAAGGTAAGAATGAGTTCTTGTCTGAGTTGTCCATAATTGGAACCCTTCGGCACCGGAATCTTGTTAGGCTTCAGGGTTGGTGTCACGAGAAAGGCGAGATTTTGTTGGTGTATGACTTGATGCCTAATGGGAGTTTGGATAAGGCTTTGTTCGAGGCCCGGATGCCTCTGCCTTGGTCTCACCGGAGAAAGATTTTGTTGGGGGTGGCATCCGCATTGGCATACTTGCATCAAGAGTGTGAGAATCAGGTTATTCATAGGGATATTAAGACTAGTAACATAATGTTGGATGAAGGGTTTAATGCCAGGTTGGGGGATTTTGGTTTGGCAAGGCAAACTGAGCATGATAAGTCTCCGGATGCCACAGTGGCAGCCGGAACAATGGGGTACCTGGCGCCCGAGTATCTCCTTACTGGCAAAGCTACTGAGAAGACTGATGTGTTTAGTTACGGGGCGGTGGTCCTTGAGGTTGCTAGTGGGAGAAGACCAATAGAGAAAGATGCTACTGGGGCTGGAAAAGGCGGTGTTAGTAGCAATTTGGTAGAATGGGTTTGGACTTTGCATAGGGAAGGGAGGTTGCTAATGGCGGCTGATCCGAGACTCGAGAACGAATTCGACGAAGCAGAGATGAGGAGGGTGCTGATGGTTGGGCTAGCTTGCTCAAACTCGGACCCGTTGGCTCGGCCTTCGATGAGGAGTGTGGTTCAGATGCTGGTTGGTGATGCTGAAGTTCCTATTGTCCCAACAACAAAACCAAATACAGGTTTAAGTACCTCGCACTCTCAACTCTTATTGAGCTTGCAAGATAGTGTATCTGACATTGACGGAATAATCACCATTTCTACCTCAACTTCAGAGAACAGCTTCAGTGGTATAGATATAGTCTGA